One genomic segment of Phalacrocorax carbo chromosome Z, bPhaCar2.1, whole genome shotgun sequence includes these proteins:
- the GNG10 gene encoding guanine nucleotide-binding protein G(I)/G(S)/G(O) subunit gamma-10, which translates to MSSGGSLSTMQRLVEQLKMEAAVERIKVSQAAAELQQYCMQNACKDALLVGVPAGSNPFREPRSCALL; encoded by the exons ATGTCGTCGGGCGGCAGCCTGAGCACCATGCAGCGGCTGGTGGAGCAGCTGAAGATGGAGGCGGCAGTGGAGAGGATCAAG GtgtctcaggcagctgcagaactCCAGCAGTACTGTATGCAAAATGCCTGCAAAGATGCCTTGCTTGTTGGGGTTCCTGCAGGGAGCAATCCCTTTCGAGAACCCCGATCCTGTGCTCTACTCTGA